A genomic window from Astatotilapia calliptera chromosome 12, fAstCal1.2, whole genome shotgun sequence includes:
- the sdhaf1 gene encoding succinate dehydrogenase assembly factor 1, mitochondrial, whose product MLRHSKLQKQVLALYRQFLRAGQDKPGFLPRIRDEFRENSRIKKTDVMHIEYLYRRGQRQLEQLRNANTKQLGSFSKPKERG is encoded by the coding sequence ATGTTGCGGCACAGTAAGCTGCAGAAGCAGGTCCTCGCTCTGTACCGGCAGTTCCTGCGAGCCGGGCAGGACAAACCGGGCTTCCTCCCCCGAATCCGCGACGAGTTCCGAGAGAACTCCCGCATCAAGAAGACGGACGTGATGCACATTGAGTATTTATACCGACGGGGCCAGCGGCAGCTGGAGCAGCTGAGGAACGCCAACACCAAACAGCTGGGCTCCTTCTCCAAACCCAAAGAGCGCGGCTGA
- the nudt18 gene encoding 8-oxo-dGDP phosphatase NUDT18 isoform X2, with translation MEMTAEEQQQVEEQVERLLSGQGSEVTVCDVGLEQSKPATLRKNVTYIVCAVIFNEKEEVLMVQEAKPDCYKQWYLPAGRVEVGESLEEAMKREVKEEAGFESEPVTLLLIQEQGPQWIRFIFLAKVTGGSLKSLSAADQESLQASWWDRHSELQLRGRDILRLIESGLKYRLSPCHPVTLPLDLSCRHVVQRLMLVFVGAEEHIWVLLIRAPEPHLPTAAAVRTHAVTWAANMVVQEAMQSAYYDHDVNTLGVLSLQHNGRQNGKTDGVCFNTLVALTPDHVQRDEDGRKVEWTPTGQPPRVEHPRYVWHEVQKQTLREKLLEKTRNAALVPIHSLY, from the exons ATGGAGATGACAGCTGAGgaacagcagcaggtggaggagcagGTGGAGAGGCTGCTGAGTGggcaggggtcagaggtcactgtgTGTGATGTGGGCCTGGAGCAGAGCAAACCCGCCACTCTGAGGAAGAACGTCACCTACATCGTCTGTGCTGTCATCTTCAATGAAAAG GAGGAGGTGCTGATGGTCCAGGAGGCCAAACCGGACTGTTACAAACAGTGGTATCTTCCTGCTGGGAGGGTGGAGGTGGGAGAGAGCCTGGAGGAGGCAATGAAGAGGGAG GTGAAGGAGGAGGCGGGGTTTGAAAGTGAGCCAGTCACCTTGCTGCTCATCCAGGAGCAGGGACCTCAGTGGATCCGTTTCATCTTCCTGGCCAAGgtcacag GGGGAAGTTTAAAGAGTCTGTCAGCAGCAGATCAGGAGTCTCTTCAGGCCTCGTGGTGGGACAGACATTCAGAGCTCCAACTCAGAGGGCGGGACATCCTCCGCCTCATCGAATCTGGACTGAA GTACCGTCTGAGTCCCTGCCATCCTGTCACGCTACCCTTAGACCTGAGCTGCCGTCACGTGGTGCAGAGACTCATGTTGGTCTTCGTCGGTGCTGAGGAGCACATCTGGGTTCTGCTCATCAGAG CCCCGGAGCCCCACCTCCCAACAGCGGCGGCGGTGAGGACCCACGCGGTGACCTGGGCGGCCAACATGGTGGTGCAGGAAGCCATGCAGTCGGCTTACTACGACCATGATGTCAACACGCTGGGCGTGCTCAGTCTGCAGCACAACGGCCGACAGAATGGCAAGACGGACGGCGTGTGCTTCAACACACTGGTGGCGCTGACGCCTGACCACGTCCAGCGCGATGAGGACGGGCGCAAGGTGGAGTGGACACCGACGGGGCAGCCTCCGCGTGTGGAGCACCCTCGCTATGTCTGGCATGAAGTCCAGAAACAAACGCTGAGGGAGAAACTGCTGGAGAAAACCAGAAACGCCGCCCTGGTACCGATCCACAGCCTGTACTGA
- the nudt18 gene encoding 8-oxo-dGDP phosphatase NUDT18 isoform X1, which translates to MKTLSVLPLTDMEMTAEEQQQVEEQVERLLSGQGSEVTVCDVGLEQSKPATLRKNVTYIVCAVIFNEKEEVLMVQEAKPDCYKQWYLPAGRVEVGESLEEAMKREVKEEAGFESEPVTLLLIQEQGPQWIRFIFLAKVTGGSLKSLSAADQESLQASWWDRHSELQLRGRDILRLIESGLKYRLSPCHPVTLPLDLSCRHVVQRLMLVFVGAEEHIWVLLIRAPEPHLPTAAAVRTHAVTWAANMVVQEAMQSAYYDHDVNTLGVLSLQHNGRQNGKTDGVCFNTLVALTPDHVQRDEDGRKVEWTPTGQPPRVEHPRYVWHEVQKQTLREKLLEKTRNAALVPIHSLY; encoded by the exons ATGAAGACGCTCTCTGTTCTTCCTCTTACAGACATGGAGATGACAGCTGAGgaacagcagcaggtggaggagcagGTGGAGAGGCTGCTGAGTGggcaggggtcagaggtcactgtgTGTGATGTGGGCCTGGAGCAGAGCAAACCCGCCACTCTGAGGAAGAACGTCACCTACATCGTCTGTGCTGTCATCTTCAATGAAAAG GAGGAGGTGCTGATGGTCCAGGAGGCCAAACCGGACTGTTACAAACAGTGGTATCTTCCTGCTGGGAGGGTGGAGGTGGGAGAGAGCCTGGAGGAGGCAATGAAGAGGGAG GTGAAGGAGGAGGCGGGGTTTGAAAGTGAGCCAGTCACCTTGCTGCTCATCCAGGAGCAGGGACCTCAGTGGATCCGTTTCATCTTCCTGGCCAAGgtcacag GGGGAAGTTTAAAGAGTCTGTCAGCAGCAGATCAGGAGTCTCTTCAGGCCTCGTGGTGGGACAGACATTCAGAGCTCCAACTCAGAGGGCGGGACATCCTCCGCCTCATCGAATCTGGACTGAA GTACCGTCTGAGTCCCTGCCATCCTGTCACGCTACCCTTAGACCTGAGCTGCCGTCACGTGGTGCAGAGACTCATGTTGGTCTTCGTCGGTGCTGAGGAGCACATCTGGGTTCTGCTCATCAGAG CCCCGGAGCCCCACCTCCCAACAGCGGCGGCGGTGAGGACCCACGCGGTGACCTGGGCGGCCAACATGGTGGTGCAGGAAGCCATGCAGTCGGCTTACTACGACCATGATGTCAACACGCTGGGCGTGCTCAGTCTGCAGCACAACGGCCGACAGAATGGCAAGACGGACGGCGTGTGCTTCAACACACTGGTGGCGCTGACGCCTGACCACGTCCAGCGCGATGAGGACGGGCGCAAGGTGGAGTGGACACCGACGGGGCAGCCTCCGCGTGTGGAGCACCCTCGCTATGTCTGGCATGAAGTCCAGAAACAAACGCTGAGGGAGAAACTGCTGGAGAAAACCAGAAACGCCGCCCTGGTACCGATCCACAGCCTGTACTGA